GACGGCGCGGCCGACCACACCCAGAATCACCGAGAACGAGGTGCCCGACAGGCCGATACCAATCAACAGGCCGGCGCTGAGCGACAGCGACCAGGCCGAATCGGCCGTGCTCATCAACAACAGGCCCGCGGCATAGAGGATGCCGCCGATGACCACCACCCGCGCAGCACCCAGGCGATCAGCCAGGGCACCGGCAAAGGGTTGGGCCAGGCCCCAGATCAGGTTCTGCAGGGCAATGGCGAAAGCGAATACCTCGCGCCCCCAGCCAAAATCGGCACTCATCGGCGCCAGGAACAGGCCGAAGCCGTGCCGGACACCCAGTGACAGCGCGAGGATCAATGCCGCCCCCGCCAGAACCCACCCGCTGGTTCGCCACACCGAAGTCATTGTCGTTATCTCCAGCACATCGCAAGTTTGTACGGGTATATACCCGCGTTTGATCAAGGTTGATCAGGCCAACCGCTCCAGCAAGCGCACCAGTTCATCACGTTGCCCTTCGCCCAATTGCTCCACCAGCGTCTGTTGCGCATGCTCCCACGCCGGATGGGCAAGCCGAAGGCGCGCCTCCCCTGCTCCGGTCAACAGGACCACGCGGTTGCGCTGGTCGTCACCGTCGGCCAAGGCCACCAGGCCATCAGCCTCCAGCACCCGCAAATTACGGCCCAGGGTGCTGCGCTCCAGGCCCATGGCTTCAGCCAGGGTGGTAATGCTGGGTCGATCGAGCCGCTGCAGATGGCGCAGCAAGGAAAACTGGGCGACATTGATGCCGAAGCCGGCAAGGGCCTCGTCGTAATGCCGGCTCACCCCGCGGGCGGCACGACGCAGATGGGTACAGATGCATTCACTGGTCAACATGGATACGTGTATATACCCGCAATGTGGATGTTGCAAGAAGTTTCAGATCGCGAGCCCCAGCAGTACCGTCAGTTCCAGCAACTCCAGCAACGCTCCAGCCGTGTCGCCGGTGGTACCGCCCAGGCGCTGGCACATCAGCCGTCGCAACCCGCAGAACGCGCCAAGCGCCGCCAGCATTGCCCAGCCTGCGCCCCAACCACCCAGCATCAGGCACCCCGCCAGGCTGGCCAGCAGCACCCAAGCCGCGGCTTGCCGTGGGAGGTGCTCGGACAAGGCTTGCCCCAGGCCACCCTTGCGCACGTAGGGGGTGCTCAGGAACAACCCAAGCATCGCCGCTCGCCCCACCACCGGCGCCAGCACCAGCCATGCACCTGCGCCACGCTCGACCAGTGCCCACAAGGCGCAGAACTTCAGCAACAACACCAACACCAAGGTCACCACAGCAATCGGCCCGCTGCGCGGGTCTTTCATGATCTGCAGCGTGCGCTCGCGGTCGCCGAACCCGCCCAGCCAGGCATCGGCGCTGTCTGCCAGGCCGTCCAGGTGCAAGGCGCCACTGAGCAGGACCCACAGCGACAGCAGCAAGGCTGCGTGCAAAGGCGCCGGTGTGCCCTGCAGCAGATTGCTGGCGAGCCACAACAGTAAGCCGAACAGCAACCCCACCAAGGGGTAAAAGAGCAACGAGCACCCCATCTCCCGAGGCGCGGGCATGCCCGGCAAACGTACCGGCAGGCTGCTCAGGAACTGCAAGGCGATCCAGAAGGGCAACATCTCAGCGCACCTCCTGCAGCAGCTCGCCGCTTAAATCCAATTGCACCAACGCGCCATGGCCCACTTCGACCTGGAGCAACTGCTCCCTGGGCAAACCACGGGCCCGTGCCAGCAGCAGACGCATGACGCCGCCATGGGTGACCAGCAACACTCGCTTGCCTGCATGTTGCACGCGCAAGCGCTCGATGCCGGCCAGGACGCGTTCGGCAAAGGTACTGACGGGCTCGCCAGCAGGCGGCGTATAGGCATAAGGGTCAGCCCAGAAGCGCCCGAGCTCGTCTGCCTGGGTTTCCATGATCTGCAGGGCACTGCGCCCTTCCCACTCGCCGAAATGCAGCTCCTGCAAGTCAGCTTCACGCTGCACCGGCAGGCCAAGGTGCGCCCCCAGTTCGTCGGCAAACCGCGCGCAGCGCTGCAATGGCGAGCTGACCAGCACCTGCCAAGGCCCGCCAGCGAACACGGCTTCGCGCATCTGCGCCCAGCCTTTTTCGGTCAGGGCGTCGTCGAGGCTGCCACGCAGGCCACCGCCGTGCTCGGTTTCACCGTGGCGCAGCAGGTCCAGGATCATGCCGGGCGGTCCGCCACCGCCGCTTCAGCGAAGGTCGCCATCTGCCCGTGCAGGGCACAAGCCAGCCGCAGCAACGGCACGGCCAGCGCCGCCCCGCTACCCTCACCCAGGCGCAGGCCCAGTGCCAACAGCGGTTCGGCGTCAAGGGCAGCCAGCAAGGCATTGTGGCCAGGCTCTGCGCCCTGATGGGCGAACAGCAGCCAGTCACGGCATTGCGGGTTGAGGCGCACGGCTACCAGCGCAGCGACAGTGCAGATGAAGCCGTCCACCAGCACAGCGATGCCCTGCTGTGCACAGGCCAGGTAGGCACCCGCCAATGCCGCGATCTCGAACCCACCCACGCAAGCCAGTGCCTGTTCGGGCTGGTCGGCACGCAGGCCGTGCAGCACCAGAGCACGCTCGATCACCTCAGCCTTGTGCCGTACTCCCGCCGCGTCCAGGCCAGTGCCAGGGCCACTGAGGTCGCGGGCCGGGCAGCCCAGCAAGGTGCTGGCCAGGGCTGCGGCAGCCGTGGTGTTGCCAATGCCCATCTCGCCACCGATAAACAGTTGCGCACCGCGTTGCGCTGCACGCAATACGCTGTCTCGGCCCGCTTGCAGAGCCGCCTGCAGCTGCTCACCGGTCATCGCTGGCTGGCGGGCGAAGTTGGCCGTGCCGGCGCCCAGGCGCAAGTGGCGCACGCCTGCCAATTGCAAATGCGGGTCGACAGTACCGAGGTCGACCACTTCGAGGCTGGCTTGCAGCTGACGCGCCAGCACGCTGATCGCCGCACCGCCACTCACAAAGTTGCGCAGCATCTGCCCGGTCACCGACTGCGGGTAGGCCGAGATGCCCTCCTCGACCACCCCATGGTCACCGGCAAAAATGGTGATGGCGACCTGGTCCAAGGCCGGCCGTTCACACCCTTGCAGCCCGGCCAGTGTCACCGCCAGGCTCTCGAGCTGACCGAGCGAACCGGCGGGTTTGGTCAGCTGCTGCTGACGGGCGCGGGCCTGGTCCATGGCGGCGTTGTCGAGCGGTTGGCAGGCGTCACGCCACCAGGGTTGGTTCATAGTGCAGGTCCTTTGAGCATGAGAGGCAGGCCAGCGACGGTCAGGACCACGCGCTGGCAACGTTCGGCCACGGCCTGGTGCAGCCAGCCGGCCAGGTCGACGTAACGGCGGGTAAGTTCGCCCATGGGCACCACGCCCAGGCCGGTTTCGTTGCTGACCAGGATGACCGTGCCGGGCAACTGCGCCAGGCAGTCCAGCAGCGCATCGCGCTCTTCGGCCAGGCGCTGCGCGTCTTCGAGCATCAGCAGGTTGGTCAGCCACAGGGTCAGGCAATCCACCAGCAGGCAGCGGCCTTCGGCGGCTTCGGCGCGCAGCACGGCGGCCAGCGCCAGGGGCTCTTCGATCAGCCCCCAGTCGGCCGGCCGGCGTTGCCGGTGCAGGCGCACGCGATCGCTCATTTCACCGTCCAGGGGCTGGCTGGTGGCGACGTAGGTGACCGGCAGGCCGCTGTCGCTGGCCAGTTTTTCGGCCAGACGGCTCTTGCCCGAACGAGCGCCGCCGAGAATCAGGTTGAGCATGTCAGGCGACTCCACACAGTCGGCGCAGGAGGTCGGTATCCAGGTGTTGCTCCACCAGATCGGCCAGGCGTTCGATGTCTCGCTCGCGCAGGGCTTCGTAATCGACGGCCTGCACGTCTTCCAGGCCTGCCCAGCGCAGCAGCGCGGCGCATGATTGGCTGCCTTCGAACAGGCCGTGCAGGTAGGTGGCGAGGATCTGGCCATCAGCGCTGATCGCGCCGTCGGCGCGGCCGTCGGCAAGTTGCACGGCAGGATGCTCCAGTGCGGCGCCAGTGGTGACGCCGGCATGAATTTCATAGCCGGCCACGGGCGAACGCTCCAGGCTCAGGGTGCCGGTGACATTGCGCAGTTGCTTGTCGGCTTCGAGCACCGTGGCGTAATCGAGCAGCCCCAGCCCCGGGCTGGAGCCGGCCGGACCTTCCAGGCCGAGCGGGTCGTGCACGTCGCGGCCAAGCATCTGCAGCCCCCCGCAGATGCCGATCAGTTTGCCGCCGTAGCGCAGGTGCCGGGCAATGGCCGTGTCCCAACCACGCTCGCGCAGTTGCGCCAGATCGCCGCGCACGCTCTTGGAACCGGGCAGGATGATCAGGTCGGCCGGCGGAATCGGCTGGCCGGGGCCGATGAACTGCAGGTCCACCTGCGGGTGCAGGCGCAGGGGGTCGAAATCGGTGTGGTTGCTGATACGTGGCAGCACGGGGACGATCACCTTGAGCACGCGTGCATGTTTGCTGCCTTGGCGCACGTCGATGCCGTCTTCGGCCTCCAGATGCAGGTCGGTGACATAGGGCAACACACCGAGCACCGGTTTGCCGGTGCGCGCCTCCAGCCAGTCCAGGCCGGGCTGCAACAGGGCGATGTCGCCGCGAAAGCGATTGATGACGAAGCCCTTGACCCGCGCCTGCTCGCTCGGCGACAGCAGCTCCAGGGTGCCGACCAGGTGAGCGAACACGCCACCACGGTTGATATCGGCAACCAGGATCACCGGGCAGTCGACCGCCTCGGCAAAGCCCATGTTGGCGATATCGCCTGCGCGCAGGTTGATCTCGGCCGGCGAGCCCGCCCCTTCGACCATCACCACTGGGTAGGCAGCACACAGCCGCTGGTGCGAGGCCAGCACCGCCTGCATGGCGATCACCTTGTAGTCGTGATAAGCCACCGCATTCATGCTGGTGACCGCGCGGCCATGGATGATCACCTGGGCACCAGTGTCACTGTTGGGTTTGAGCAGCACCGGGTTCATGTCGGTATGGGGCGCCAGCCGGCAAGCCTGGGCCTGCACCGCCTGGGCCCGGCCGATTTCACCCCCGTCGGCGGTCACCGCGCTGTTGAGCGCCATGTTCTGAGGTTTGAACGGCACCACGCCGATACGCTGGCGCAGCAGCCAGCGGCACAGGGCGGTGACCAGCGTGCTCTTGCCGGCATCGGAGGTGGTGCCTTGCACCATGAGGGTGGTCATGCCGTTTCCTTGTGATAAGCAGCCAGAGCGTCAGCCAGGCGCTGTTCGCCTGCTTCGCAGGCAGGCAGGCCCAGGCGCACGGCAGCAGGCTGCTCGAACAGGCGGACCAGGATGCCGCGACGGGCGAGAAAGTCGTGCAGGTGCGCAGCCTGTTCGCTACGCACGTACTGGAACAGGTCGCAACCGCCGCTGAGCGCCAGGCCGTTGTCGACCAACAGCGAGGCCAAGCGTTGGCTGGCCTGGGCGCAGCGGGCGATCTGCGCCCGATGGGCGGGCTCATCGGCGAAGCACGCCTGGGCCACAGCCCGCGCAGGGCCACTGACAGTCCACGGCCCGAGCCTGTCGGCCAGGCGCTGCAACAGCGGCAGCTCCGCTGCCACGCAGCCCAGCCGCACACCGGCCAGGCCAAAGAACTTGCCGAACGAGCGCAGCACGATCAGGCCGGGGCGATCGGCGCAGTCGACCACGCTGTGTTCGGGGGTGTTGTCCACGAACGCTTCGTCGACCAACAGCCAGCCGCCCCGTGCAGCCAGGCGAGCATGCCAGTGCAGCAGCTGCTCGCGGGATATGCGCAGGCCCGTGGGATTGTTGGGGTTGACCAGAACCAGTACGTCGAGGCTGTCGAGGGCGGCCTCCACGTCGGTGTCCTGCAGTTCGATCAGGCTGTGTCCTGCGCGTCGCCAGGCTTGCGGATGCTCGGCATAGCACGGAGACAGCACGCCGACCCGCCCGCTCGGGCGCAAGTGCGGCAAGGCCTGAATCGCCGCCTGGGAGCCGGCCACCGCCAGCACCTGGTGGGCGCCGTAATAACGGCATGCCGCAGCTTCCAGGCCGTCGTCCGTTTCTGGCAACCGCGCCCAGGCGTCGACGGGAATTGCAGGGATCTGGAAGGGCCAGGGCGCGATGCCACTGGACAGGTCGAGCCAGTCTTCACGGGCAATGCCGTATTGCCGTATCGCCCGCAGCAGGCGGCCACCGTGTTCAAGCATTGAGGTACGCTCCTAGGCAAATCAGCAGCAGCCAAAGCCACACGCCGCGCTGCACCAGGCTCCAGCCGCGCTCGATGGCATCGGCATCGGCCATCGGGCCTTCGCCCAGGCGCGGCCGCTCGTGCAGCTCGCCGTGGTACACCGCCGGGCCACCGAGTTCGACCGCCAGCGCACCGGCGCCTGCTGCCATGACCGGGCCGGCATTGGGGCTGTCCCACAAGGGCGCCTGTTTGCGCCAGCAGGCCAGCGCCAGGCGGGTCTTGCCGAGCAGTGCATAGGTCAGGGCCACCAGCCTGGCAGGCATATAGTTGAGCACATCATCGATGCGTGCCGCGCACCAGCCAAAGCGCTCGAAACGCTCGTTGCGGTAACCCCACATGGCATCCAGCGTATTGCTCAGGCGATACAGCACCACGCCAGGCGCGCCGGCGACAATGAACCAGAACAAAGCGGCGAACACCGCATCGCTGCCGTTCTCCAGCACCGATTCCGTGGCCGCCCTGGCCACGGCAGGCTCATCCAGCTCACGGGTTTCGCGGCTGACCAGGTAGCCGACTCGCCGCCGAGCTTCTTCCAGGTCGCCCTGACGCAAGGCGGTGGCCACTGGCAGCACGTGT
The Pseudomonas sp. KU43P genome window above contains:
- the cobC gene encoding alpha-ribazole phosphatase family protein, whose amino-acid sequence is MILDLLRHGETEHGGGLRGSLDDALTEKGWAQMREAVFAGGPWQVLVSSPLQRCARFADELGAHLGLPVQREADLQELHFGEWEGRSALQIMETQADELGRFWADPYAYTPPAGEPVSTFAERVLAGIERLRVQHAGKRVLLVTHGGVMRLLLARARGLPREQLLQVEVGHGALVQLDLSGELLQEVR
- a CDS encoding cobyric acid synthase: MTTLMVQGTTSDAGKSTLVTALCRWLLRQRIGVVPFKPQNMALNSAVTADGGEIGRAQAVQAQACRLAPHTDMNPVLLKPNSDTGAQVIIHGRAVTSMNAVAYHDYKVIAMQAVLASHQRLCAAYPVVMVEGAGSPAEINLRAGDIANMGFAEAVDCPVILVADINRGGVFAHLVGTLELLSPSEQARVKGFVINRFRGDIALLQPGLDWLEARTGKPVLGVLPYVTDLHLEAEDGIDVRQGSKHARVLKVIVPVLPRISNHTDFDPLRLHPQVDLQFIGPGQPIPPADLIILPGSKSVRGDLAQLRERGWDTAIARHLRYGGKLIGICGGLQMLGRDVHDPLGLEGPAGSSPGLGLLDYATVLEADKQLRNVTGTLSLERSPVAGYEIHAGVTTGAALEHPAVQLADGRADGAISADGQILATYLHGLFEGSQSCAALLRWAGLEDVQAVDYEALRERDIERLADLVEQHLDTDLLRRLCGVA
- the cobU gene encoding bifunctional adenosylcobinamide kinase/adenosylcobinamide-phosphate guanylyltransferase, with the translated sequence MLNLILGGARSGKSRLAEKLASDSGLPVTYVATSQPLDGEMSDRVRLHRQRRPADWGLIEEPLALAAVLRAEAAEGRCLLVDCLTLWLTNLLMLEDAQRLAEERDALLDCLAQLPGTVILVSNETGLGVVPMGELTRRYVDLAGWLHQAVAERCQRVVLTVAGLPLMLKGPAL
- the cobD gene encoding threonine-phosphate decarboxylase CobD, producing MLEHGGRLLRAIRQYGIAREDWLDLSSGIAPWPFQIPAIPVDAWARLPETDDGLEAAACRYYGAHQVLAVAGSQAAIQALPHLRPSGRVGVLSPCYAEHPQAWRRAGHSLIELQDTDVEAALDSLDVLVLVNPNNPTGLRISREQLLHWHARLAARGGWLLVDEAFVDNTPEHSVVDCADRPGLIVLRSFGKFFGLAGVRLGCVAAELPLLQRLADRLGPWTVSGPARAVAQACFADEPAHRAQIARCAQASQRLASLLVDNGLALSGGCDLFQYVRSEQAAHLHDFLARRGILVRLFEQPAAVRLGLPACEAGEQRLADALAAYHKETA
- a CDS encoding adenosylcobinamide-GDP ribazoletransferase yields the protein MLPFWIALQFLSSLPVRLPGMPAPREMGCSLLFYPLVGLLFGLLLWLASNLLQGTPAPLHAALLLSLWVLLSGALHLDGLADSADAWLGGFGDRERTLQIMKDPRSGPIAVVTLVLVLLLKFCALWALVERGAGAWLVLAPVVGRAAMLGLFLSTPYVRKGGLGQALSEHLPRQAAAWVLLASLAGCLMLGGWGAGWAMLAALGAFCGLRRLMCQRLGGTTGDTAGALLELLELTVLLGLAI
- the cbiB gene encoding adenosylcobinamide-phosphate synthase CbiB, which codes for MSVALLTAAGVALDALLGEPQRRHPLVAFGNLASSLERRLNAGGRGWRSHGVSAWFLAVVPLTLVALILSWLPYIGWLVDVLALYCALGLRSLGEHVLPVATALRQGDLEEARRRVGYLVSRETRELDEPAVARAATESVLENGSDAVFAALFWFIVAGAPGVVLYRLSNTLDAMWGYRNERFERFGWCAARIDDVLNYMPARLVALTYALLGKTRLALACWRKQAPLWDSPNAGPVMAAGAGALAVELGGPAVYHGELHERPRLGEGPMADADAIERGWSLVQRGVWLWLLLICLGAYLNA
- a CDS encoding MarR family winged helix-turn-helix transcriptional regulator — protein: MLTSECICTHLRRAARGVSRHYDEALAGFGINVAQFSLLRHLQRLDRPSITTLAEAMGLERSTLGRNLRVLEADGLVALADGDDQRNRVVLLTGAGEARLRLAHPAWEHAQQTLVEQLGEGQRDELVRLLERLA
- the cobT gene encoding nicotinate-nucleotide--dimethylbenzimidazole phosphoribosyltransferase, translating into MNQPWWRDACQPLDNAAMDQARARQQQLTKPAGSLGQLESLAVTLAGLQGCERPALDQVAITIFAGDHGVVEEGISAYPQSVTGQMLRNFVSGGAAISVLARQLQASLEVVDLGTVDPHLQLAGVRHLRLGAGTANFARQPAMTGEQLQAALQAGRDSVLRAAQRGAQLFIGGEMGIGNTTAAAALASTLLGCPARDLSGPGTGLDAAGVRHKAEVIERALVLHGLRADQPEQALACVGGFEIAALAGAYLACAQQGIAVLVDGFICTVAALVAVRLNPQCRDWLLFAHQGAEPGHNALLAALDAEPLLALGLRLGEGSGAALAVPLLRLACALHGQMATFAEAAVADRPA